The following proteins are co-located in the Bacillota bacterium genome:
- a CDS encoding MFS transporter: MEAHWQGATERTQEELRATVLVLAVGALFMYADRTVLYPMLKVIAEEFGLSGTATGFITSTYFFLYVAMQVPSGLLGDRLGLKRVLIVSYLLGGGALLMLGLTANDYALLIILVGLHGIGMGAFYPTSYGINIGTVPKTRRGLASATINAGMSVGTALGLACSGPIYLYTGSWRIPFLVLAVPTLLVPIWFRRNLPGLTTNTDADPNEGWQQPNMKKILADKDLWALNLAAFCAGYGFWVALTWGPDFFATERSLSLTAAGVFTALPALSAIPAAMFAGRLSDRVGRRQLALILYPLQAVTIFSLTYVRSVPVLAGALVLYGLVGRTVSDTVIISWFGDHVAKKSPGALGAAVGLFNLVGMSAAVIAPLVSGLVKDMSGSLTGAFYLGVLVVLSGTMCTAAAKEV; the protein is encoded by the coding sequence ATGGAGGCTCATTGGCAAGGGGCGACGGAGCGGACACAGGAGGAACTGAGAGCGACGGTGCTGGTGCTGGCCGTGGGGGCCCTTTTTATGTATGCGGATCGGACTGTTCTTTATCCCATGCTCAAAGTAATTGCCGAAGAGTTTGGACTGAGCGGTACGGCTACCGGGTTTATTACTAGCACTTATTTCTTCTTATATGTAGCTATGCAGGTACCGTCGGGATTGTTAGGGGATAGATTGGGGCTGAAGAGGGTGTTAATTGTCTCCTATTTGCTCGGCGGCGGAGCGCTTTTAATGTTAGGGTTGACGGCTAATGACTATGCTTTGTTGATTATCCTGGTAGGATTGCACGGTATCGGGATGGGTGCTTTTTACCCCACGTCCTACGGCATCAATATCGGGACGGTGCCCAAAACTCGGCGCGGACTGGCATCGGCTACAATAAACGCCGGGATGTCAGTAGGTACCGCTCTTGGCCTGGCGTGTTCCGGACCGATATATTTATACACCGGCAGTTGGCGTATTCCCTTCTTGGTGCTGGCGGTTCCTACGTTATTGGTGCCAATATGGTTCCGGCGTAACCTACCGGGGCTAACAACCAATACTGATGCCGATCCCAATGAGGGTTGGCAGCAACCTAACATGAAAAAGATCCTGGCGGACAAGGATCTGTGGGCGTTAAATCTGGCGGCTTTTTGTGCCGGCTATGGATTCTGGGTAGCCCTGACCTGGGGGCCTGATTTCTTTGCTACTGAACGATCCCTTAGCCTTACCGCCGCCGGCGTGTTCACAGCTTTGCCGGCCCTCTCGGCTATTCCGGCGGCCATGTTTGCTGGTCGGCTGTCGGACAGAGTAGGGCGGCGCCAGTTGGCACTTATTCTCTATCCGCTTCAAGCGGTTACTATCTTTTCTCTGACCTACGTGAGGTCGGTGCCGGTATTAGCGGGAGCACTGGTACTGTACGGACTGGTTGGACGCACGGTATCAGATACAGTGATCATCTCGTGGTTTGGGGATCACGTGGCGAAAAAGAGCCCCGGTGCTTTAGGAGCGGCGGTGGGACTATTTAATCTGGTGGGGATGTCGGCGGCTGTAATAGCCCCTCTAGTGAGCGGGTTGGTAAAGGATATGAGCGGAAGCTTAACCGGAGCTTTCTATTTAGGGGTGTTGGTTGTTCTCAGCGGTACAATGTGTACTGCTGCTGCTAAGGAAGTGTAA
- a CDS encoding orotate phosphoribosyltransferase: MDMKEVQGVLQEAGVYKHGHFQFTSGLHSDIYLEKFQVMQYPKYTEILCAEMARRTKHLKPDVIIGPAVGGIILAYEVGRQLGCRALFTERVEGKMQLRRGFSVAPGERILLVEDIVTTGGSALEVLDAARPLEAVVVGITCLVDRSDGQVQFPVEFYPLLSMDIKSWDPKDCPLCKQKVPLVIPGSRQLQYI, encoded by the coding sequence TTGGATATGAAAGAGGTCCAAGGTGTATTACAGGAGGCAGGGGTATATAAACACGGTCATTTCCAATTTACATCGGGTTTGCACAGTGATATTTATCTGGAGAAGTTTCAGGTGATGCAGTATCCGAAGTACACTGAAATCCTGTGCGCGGAGATGGCCCGGCGCACAAAGCACCTGAAACCGGACGTCATTATCGGCCCAGCCGTTGGTGGCATTATCCTCGCTTATGAAGTAGGGCGGCAATTAGGCTGTCGGGCTCTGTTTACAGAGCGGGTCGAGGGGAAAATGCAGCTTAGGCGGGGCTTTTCTGTGGCCCCCGGCGAACGGATACTGCTGGTGGAGGACATTGTCACTACCGGTGGTTCAGCTCTGGAGGTACTGGATGCCGCTCGGCCCCTTGAAGCTGTAGTAGTAGGCATAACCTGTCTAGTTGACCGCAGCGATGGCCAGGTGCAATTCCCAGTGGAGTTTTACCCGCTGCTGTCCATGGATATTAAGTCCTGGGATCCGAAAGATTGCCCGTTATGTAAGCAAAAGGTGCCGCTTGTGATACCGGGAAGTCGTCAGCTCCAATATATCTAA
- a CDS encoding DUF1998 domain-containing protein has translation MNRTSSETTFNTALCDPSVRFIGQLDLTKSDLEKTGNWLKEILDQNANYGIRLITKRYPATFASFLVGGGIWHYEEGDYWSFTNTYLEIERDDLNGCLYSEVLGTPTLILFDDVPGGAGHVRRVAEEECLREVLNAAHSRLARCTCGGKEEKSSCYSCLRHYQNQFCHDGLERGPVIHFLKKLLS, from the coding sequence ATTAATAGAACCTCCAGTGAAACAACCTTTAACACTGCACTCTGTGACCCGTCAGTCAGATTTATTGGGCAACTTGATCTGACAAAATCTGATCTTGAAAAAACGGGCAATTGGCTTAAAGAAATTCTTGATCAGAACGCCAATTACGGTATCAGGTTGATAACAAAACGATATCCCGCCACGTTTGCCTCTTTTCTTGTGGGCGGAGGAATTTGGCATTATGAAGAAGGCGATTATTGGTCGTTTACCAATACCTATTTAGAAATAGAACGCGATGACTTAAATGGCTGTCTGTACAGCGAAGTATTGGGTACACCAACCCTCATTTTATTCGATGATGTACCGGGCGGGGCCGGCCATGTGCGCCGGGTAGCAGAAGAAGAATGCCTACGGGAAGTCCTTAACGCGGCCCATTCTAGGCTGGCGCGGTGCACCTGTGGTGGCAAAGAAGAAAAAAGCAGCTGTTATAGCTGCCTGCGCCATTACCAGAACCAGTTTTGCCATGATGGCCTTGAGCGGGGACCAGTGATCCATTTCCTGAAAAAGTTGCTGTCCTAA